The following are encoded together in the Bradyrhizobium genosp. L genome:
- a CDS encoding fumarylacetoacetate hydrolase family protein, translated as MISLTPQDVLPEDGASGTLVGRVWLPQAGGPAVVAVRNDGVFDVTARFPTVSALCEEADPAAALRATRGERIGDLAGILANTPPDSRDASKPHLLAPVDLQVLKAAGVTFAISMLERVIEERARGNPSSAEAIRAEVVRLVGDDLSKLKPGSDQAMKLKQVLIEQNAWSQYLEVGIGPDAEVFTKAPTLSSVGTGMDAGLHPKSTWNNPEPEVVMIVSSAGKIVGAALGNDVNLRDFEGRSALLLSKAKDNNASCAIGPLLRLFDATFSLDDVRKMDVGLTVKGADGFVLEGHSSISKISRDPTDLVAQTIGPVHQYPDGFALFLGTMFAPVKDRDAKGEGFTHKRDDIVTIAAPQLGKLVNRMRSSDECEHWTFGVGALMKNLAQRKLL; from the coding sequence ATGATTTCGCTCACGCCCCAAGATGTCCTGCCGGAAGACGGCGCCAGCGGCACGCTGGTCGGGCGGGTCTGGCTGCCGCAGGCTGGCGGCCCGGCCGTTGTGGCGGTGCGCAATGACGGCGTGTTCGACGTCACCGCCCGGTTCCCGACTGTCAGCGCGCTCTGCGAGGAGGCGGACCCCGCCGCCGCGCTGCGCGCGACCAGGGGCGAACGGATCGGCGATCTCGCCGGCATCCTCGCCAACACGCCGCCCGACAGTCGCGACGCATCGAAACCGCATCTGCTTGCCCCGGTCGATCTTCAGGTGCTGAAGGCTGCGGGCGTCACCTTCGCGATCTCGATGCTGGAGCGCGTGATCGAGGAGCGGGCGCGCGGCAATCCGTCCTCGGCGGAAGCGATCCGCGCCGAGGTGGTGCGGCTGGTCGGCGACGATCTGTCGAAGCTGAAGCCCGGCTCCGACCAGGCGATGAAGCTGAAGCAGGTGCTGATCGAGCAGAACGCCTGGAGCCAGTATCTCGAGGTCGGCATCGGCCCCGACGCCGAGGTCTTCACCAAGGCGCCGACGCTGTCGTCGGTCGGCACGGGCATGGACGCCGGGCTGCATCCGAAGTCGACCTGGAACAATCCGGAGCCGGAGGTCGTGATGATCGTCTCGTCGGCCGGCAAGATCGTCGGCGCCGCGCTCGGCAACGACGTCAACCTCCGCGACTTCGAGGGCCGCTCGGCGCTGTTGCTGTCGAAGGCCAAGGACAACAACGCCTCCTGCGCGATCGGCCCGCTGCTGCGGCTGTTCGATGCGACCTTCTCGCTCGACGACGTCAGGAAGATGGATGTCGGCCTCACGGTGAAGGGCGCCGACGGCTTCGTGCTCGAAGGCCATTCCTCGATCTCCAAGATCAGCCGCGACCCGACCGACCTGGTCGCCCAGACCATCGGCCCCGTGCACCAATACCCCGACGGATTTGCCCTCTTCCTCGGCACGATGTTCGCGCCGGTGAAGGACCGCGACGCCAAGGGCGAAGGCTTCACCCACAAGCGCGACGACATCGTCACCATCGCAGCCCCGCAGCTCGGCAAGCTCGTCAACCGCATGCGCAGCAGCGACGAATGCGAGCATTGGACGTTTGGGGTGGGGGCGCTGATGAAGAATCTGGCGCAGCGGAAGCTGCTGTGA
- the ppk2 gene encoding polyphosphate kinase 2, producing the protein MTASNPTDEAARDEALRARIHQEMADSLDEELELELDDMRLDELEHETGTGKPALDRKFYFHELLRLQGELVKLQDWVQHEKKKVVVLFEGRDSAGKGGVIKRITQRLNPRICRIAALPAPNERERTQWYFQRYVSHLPAGGEIVLFDRSWYNRAGVEKVMGFCNDEQYEEFFKSVPEFERMLIRSGTILLKYWFSITDDEQQFRFTMRIQDPLKQWKLSPMDVQARSRWEQYTKAKETMLERTHLQDSPWWIVDAVDKKRARLNCISHLLSQVPYQPVTHTPVVLPPRVHNPDYHRGPIPPEMYVPGRY; encoded by the coding sequence ATGACTGCCTCCAATCCGACCGACGAAGCCGCCCGTGACGAAGCGCTGCGCGCCCGCATCCACCAGGAAATGGCCGACAGCCTCGACGAGGAGCTCGAGCTGGAGCTCGACGACATGCGCCTCGACGAGCTCGAGCACGAGACAGGCACCGGCAAGCCGGCGCTCGACCGCAAGTTCTATTTCCACGAGCTGCTGCGGCTGCAGGGCGAGCTGGTGAAACTGCAAGACTGGGTGCAGCACGAGAAGAAGAAGGTCGTGGTGCTGTTCGAGGGCCGCGATTCCGCCGGCAAGGGCGGCGTCATCAAGCGCATCACCCAGCGGCTCAACCCGCGGATCTGCCGCATCGCTGCGCTGCCGGCGCCGAACGAGCGCGAGCGCACGCAATGGTATTTCCAGCGCTACGTCTCGCATCTGCCGGCCGGCGGCGAGATCGTGCTGTTCGACCGCTCCTGGTACAACCGCGCCGGCGTCGAGAAGGTGATGGGGTTCTGCAACGACGAGCAGTACGAGGAGTTCTTCAAGTCGGTGCCGGAATTCGAGCGCATGCTGATCCGCTCCGGCACCATCCTCTTAAAATACTGGTTCTCGATCACCGACGACGAGCAGCAGTTCCGCTTCACGATGCGGATCCAGGATCCGCTGAAGCAGTGGAAGCTGAGCCCGATGGACGTGCAGGCGCGCAGCCGCTGGGAGCAGTACACCAAGGCCAAGGAGACGATGCTGGAGCGCACGCACCTGCAGGACTCGCCTTGGTGGATCGTCGACGCCGTCGACAAGAAGCGCGCCCGGCTCAACTGCATCTCGCATCTGCTGAGCCAGGTCCCCTATCAGCCGGTCACCCACACGCCGGTGGTGCTGCCGCCGCGGGTGCACAATCCCGACTACCACCGCGGCCCGATCCCGCCGGAGATGTATGTGCCGGGAAGGTATTGA
- a CDS encoding SMP-30/gluconolactonase/LRE family protein: protein MSDVHSAGWRPATYYPDPAIHALDPRFEKYWLKLSAVERLATGLRWAEGPVWFGDGRYLLCSDIPNQRILKWEEETGAVSIFRKPSNFANGNTRDRQGRLVTCEHGGRRVVRTEYDGSITVLIDSFDGKRLNSPNDVVVKSDGAIWFTDPTFGLLGNYEGYKAAPEIDANVYRIDGATGKATIVAEGVLGPNGLCFSPDEKILYVVESRGVPNRKILAYDVSADGKTVTNKRIFIDAGPGTPDGMRCDIDGNLWCGWGMGDPELDGVVVFAPDGVMIGRIALPERCANLCFGGVKRNRLFMAASQSIYALYVNTQGALGG, encoded by the coding sequence ATGTCCGATGTCCATTCCGCCGGCTGGCGTCCCGCGACCTATTACCCCGATCCCGCGATTCATGCACTCGACCCGCGCTTCGAGAAATACTGGCTGAAACTTTCCGCGGTGGAACGCCTCGCCACCGGCCTGCGCTGGGCCGAGGGCCCGGTCTGGTTCGGCGACGGCCGCTATCTCTTGTGCAGCGACATCCCGAACCAGCGTATCCTCAAATGGGAGGAAGAGACCGGCGCGGTCAGCATCTTCCGCAAGCCCTCGAACTTCGCCAACGGCAACACCCGCGACCGCCAGGGGCGGCTCGTCACCTGCGAGCATGGCGGTCGGCGCGTGGTGCGCACCGAATATGACGGTTCGATTACGGTGTTGATCGATTCCTTCGACGGCAAGCGCTTGAACTCGCCGAACGACGTCGTGGTGAAATCCGACGGCGCGATCTGGTTCACCGATCCGACCTTCGGCCTGCTCGGCAATTACGAAGGCTACAAGGCCGCGCCCGAGATCGATGCCAATGTCTACCGGATCGACGGCGCGACGGGGAAAGCGACCATCGTCGCCGAAGGCGTGCTCGGACCGAACGGGCTGTGCTTCTCGCCGGACGAAAAGATTCTCTACGTCGTGGAATCCCGCGGCGTGCCGAACCGCAAGATTCTTGCTTACGATGTCTCCGCCGACGGCAAGACTGTTACCAACAAGCGCATCTTCATCGATGCCGGCCCCGGCACGCCCGACGGCATGCGCTGCGACATCGACGGCAATCTGTGGTGCGGCTGGGGCATGGGCGATCCCGAGCTCGACGGCGTCGTGGTGTTCGCGCCCGACGGCGTCATGATCGGCCGCATCGCGCTGCCCGAACGCTGCGCCAACCTTTGCTTCGGCGGCGTGAAGCGCAACCGCCTGTTCATGGCCGCGAGCCAGTCGATCTACGCGCTCTACGTCAACACGCAAGGCGCATTGGGTGGCTAA
- a CDS encoding transporter substrate-binding domain-containing protein gives MTQSDDVKISEDRRDALRYALGIGSGAALAAAMATPAAAQAQADNTLDRIRANKVLRIAVLPGELPYFNKDLATGTWSGFSIEMANDLAKLLDVKLEYVESTYGNSILDLQANKIDLGFALNPTPQRALVVDFTSLVFPHPFGAMLKKGLEAKTWADINKPEVKIAVDVGSANEAVARRFAPNATIKSLKSRDEVMLEMSSGRVDCVVNALVLGLTAIAKNPNLGTYKILASPSVTIASGTAVRREQDKRWRDFLSVWIDYNRGIGQMREWFVKGLGLAGVKPEDVPVELSI, from the coding sequence TTGACTCAATCCGACGATGTAAAAATTTCCGAAGATCGCCGCGATGCGCTGCGTTATGCGCTCGGGATCGGCAGCGGCGCGGCGCTGGCGGCCGCGATGGCGACGCCGGCCGCAGCACAAGCGCAGGCCGACAACACGCTCGACCGCATCCGCGCCAACAAGGTGCTGCGGATCGCGGTGCTGCCGGGTGAGCTGCCCTATTTCAACAAGGACCTCGCCACCGGCACCTGGTCAGGCTTCTCGATCGAGATGGCCAACGACCTCGCCAAGCTGCTCGACGTCAAGCTGGAATATGTCGAATCGACCTACGGCAATTCCATCCTCGACTTGCAGGCCAACAAGATCGATCTCGGCTTCGCGCTCAACCCGACACCGCAACGCGCGCTGGTGGTCGACTTCACCAGCCTCGTGTTCCCGCATCCGTTCGGCGCGATGCTGAAGAAGGGCCTGGAGGCCAAGACCTGGGCCGACATCAACAAGCCCGAGGTCAAGATCGCGGTCGACGTCGGCTCGGCCAACGAGGCGGTGGCGCGGCGCTTTGCGCCGAACGCGACCATCAAGTCGCTGAAGTCGCGCGACGAGGTGATGCTGGAGATGTCGTCGGGGCGGGTCGATTGCGTCGTCAACGCGCTGGTGCTCGGGCTGACCGCGATCGCCAAGAATCCGAACCTCGGCACCTACAAGATCCTCGCCTCGCCCTCGGTGACGATCGCGAGCGGCACCGCGGTGCGGCGCGAGCAGGACAAGCGCTGGCGCGATTTCCTCTCGGTGTGGATCGACTACAACCGCGGCATCGGCCAGATGCGCGAATGGTTCGTCAAGGGATTGGGGCTTGCGGGCGTCAAGCCGGAGGATGTGCCGGTGGAGTTGAGTATCTAG
- a CDS encoding NAD(P)/FAD-dependent oxidoreductase, with translation MGEDAAAREADVVVLGAGMVGVSAALSARQRGRSVILVDRREPGSETSYGNAGIISSGSILPLNTPSLWKNLPNYLTNTHPALRWNIPWAIANAGWVIRFLASASPSQTKPRAAALHGLIGTSLGLHRDWIVQAGAGHRIRETGWLKAWRGDGLPAAKAEQAALAEFGIKSEVLDRQAISALEPNIIPAYSTGLLHTQTASVDSPGAVVKAYARHFADGGGAIRSSEVGRIEPLADGWRVLLADGTINARHVVVALGPWSAELLQPLGYRVPLAFERGYHQHFVPNPARKLLRPIHDAEGSFLMTPMEQGIRVTSGVELTARDAPSNFAQLEAVVPMARSVVEFGDATGERWRGARPTLPDSLPMIGAAPRHRGLWLAFGNQHIGFTTGPGTGAAIAAMIDGAAPPFDARAFAPSRYIA, from the coding sequence ATGGGCGAGGACGCAGCAGCACGAGAGGCCGATGTCGTCGTGCTCGGCGCCGGCATGGTTGGCGTCTCGGCCGCGCTCTCGGCGCGGCAGCGCGGCCGGTCCGTCATCCTGGTCGACCGCCGCGAGCCCGGCAGCGAAACCTCCTACGGCAATGCCGGCATCATCTCCTCCGGCTCGATCCTGCCGCTCAACACGCCCTCGCTCTGGAAGAACCTGCCGAACTATCTGACCAACACCCACCCGGCGCTGCGCTGGAATATTCCGTGGGCGATCGCCAATGCCGGCTGGGTGATCCGCTTCCTCGCCAGCGCCTCGCCCTCGCAAACCAAACCGCGCGCCGCCGCGCTGCATGGCCTGATCGGAACGTCGCTCGGGCTGCATCGCGACTGGATCGTGCAGGCGGGCGCCGGCCATCGTATCCGTGAGACCGGCTGGTTGAAGGCATGGCGCGGCGACGGCCTGCCGGCCGCGAAAGCGGAGCAGGCGGCGCTCGCCGAATTCGGCATCAAGAGCGAGGTGCTCGACCGCCAGGCGATCTCGGCGCTGGAGCCGAACATCATTCCGGCCTACAGCACAGGCCTGTTGCACACCCAGACCGCGTCAGTCGATTCACCGGGCGCGGTGGTCAAGGCCTACGCAAGACACTTCGCCGATGGCGGCGGTGCGATCCGGTCCTCCGAGGTCGGGCGGATCGAGCCGCTCGCCGATGGCTGGCGCGTGCTGCTCGCCGACGGCACCATCAACGCGCGCCATGTCGTGGTCGCGCTCGGCCCGTGGTCGGCCGAGCTGTTGCAGCCGCTCGGCTATCGCGTGCCGCTGGCGTTCGAGCGCGGCTATCACCAGCATTTCGTGCCGAACCCGGCGCGCAAATTGCTGCGTCCGATCCATGATGCGGAAGGCAGCTTCCTGATGACGCCGATGGAGCAGGGCATTCGCGTCACCAGCGGCGTCGAGCTCACCGCGCGCGATGCGCCGTCGAATTTCGCGCAGCTCGAGGCGGTGGTGCCGATGGCGCGCAGCGTGGTCGAGTTCGGCGATGCCACAGGCGAGCGCTGGCGCGGCGCGCGGCCGACCCTGCCCGACAGCCTGCCGATGATCGGCGCGGCGCCGCGGCATCGCGGCCTCTGGCTCGCCTTCGGCAACCAGCACATCGGCTTCACCACCGGCCCCGGCACGGGCGCCGCAATCGCGGCGATGATCGACGGCGCCGCGCCGCCGTTCGATGCGCGCGCATTCGCGCCCTCCCGCTATATCGCGTGA
- a CDS encoding transketolase translates to MAIAPERLDMLSALARKVLWLSSWTIHHANHVRQNSDGLKVGGHQASSASLANIMSALYFSVLRPQDRVAVKPHASPVFHAIQYLYGHQTRDKLENFRGYKGAQSYPSRTKDVDDVDFSTGSVGLGVAQTLFASLVQDYVKAHGWMNDRPEGRMIALVGDAEMDEGNIFEALLEGWKHGLRNTWWVVDYNRQSLDAVVREGLWSKFETMFRNFGWDVVIVKYGRLMDQAFAEPGGEALKRWIDNCPNQMYAALCFQGGAAFRKRLHDEIGDQGPVTALIDRRSDDELLALMSNLGGHDMASMIEAFEKIDHDRPVCFIAYTIKGVGLPMQGHKDNHAGLMTVAQMEKWRASQDIRPGHEWDKFEGLAQDPAKLEAFLKDAPFNREGRRRLSAPEIEVPERLAFKASAQMSTQQGFGLVLHELARGDSALASRIVTVSPDVTVSTNLGAWVNRRGLFAKAENHDLFRQEKIPSAYTWEYSPKGQHLELGIAEMNLFIVLSALGLSQQINGARLLPVGTLYDPFIERGLDALNYACYQDARFMVAATPSGISLAPEGGAHQSIKTPLIGMGQDGLASFDPAFVDELAVIMGWGFQHMQRDGAEGGSVYLRLSTRTLEQPQRIMTPDLQRDITDGAYWMRKPGPNCDLVIAYTGTVAPEAIEAVGLIGESHRDVGLLAVTSADRLYAGWSAARNLRRDRRGAQHLSHIEQMLAPLGRDCGIVTVIDGHPGALGWLGSVRGHRLEALGVEHFGQTGTIGDLYRHYGIDANAIIDAAESLTVGAPVRHRKMAV, encoded by the coding sequence ATGGCTATCGCGCCTGAACGCCTCGACATGCTGTCCGCTTTGGCCCGCAAGGTGCTGTGGCTGTCGTCATGGACCATCCATCACGCCAACCATGTCCGGCAAAACTCCGACGGACTGAAGGTCGGCGGCCATCAGGCCTCGTCGGCCTCGCTCGCCAACATCATGTCGGCGCTTTATTTCTCGGTGCTGCGCCCGCAGGACCGCGTCGCGGTGAAACCGCATGCGAGCCCGGTGTTCCACGCGATCCAGTATCTGTACGGCCACCAGACCCGCGACAAGCTGGAAAACTTCCGCGGCTACAAGGGCGCGCAGTCCTATCCGTCGCGCACCAAGGATGTCGACGACGTCGATTTCTCCACCGGCTCGGTCGGCCTCGGTGTCGCGCAGACGCTGTTCGCTTCGCTGGTGCAGGACTACGTCAAGGCGCATGGCTGGATGAACGACCGGCCCGAGGGCCGCATGATCGCGCTGGTCGGCGATGCCGAGATGGACGAGGGCAACATCTTCGAGGCGCTGCTCGAGGGCTGGAAGCACGGTCTGCGCAACACCTGGTGGGTGGTGGACTACAACCGCCAGTCGCTCGACGCCGTGGTGCGCGAGGGACTGTGGTCGAAGTTCGAGACCATGTTCCGCAATTTCGGCTGGGACGTGGTGATCGTGAAGTATGGCCGGCTGATGGATCAGGCGTTTGCCGAGCCCGGCGGCGAGGCGCTCAAGCGCTGGATCGACAATTGCCCGAACCAGATGTACGCGGCGCTGTGTTTTCAGGGCGGCGCCGCCTTCCGCAAACGCCTGCACGACGAGATCGGCGACCAGGGCCCGGTCACCGCGCTGATCGATCGCCGCAGCGACGACGAATTGCTGGCGCTGATGTCGAACCTCGGCGGCCACGACATGGCGAGCATGATCGAGGCGTTCGAGAAGATCGATCACGATCGTCCGGTCTGCTTCATCGCCTACACCATCAAGGGCGTCGGCCTGCCGATGCAGGGCCACAAGGACAACCACGCCGGCCTGATGACCGTTGCGCAGATGGAGAAGTGGCGCGCCAGCCAGGACATCCGCCCCGGTCACGAGTGGGACAAGTTCGAGGGCCTGGCGCAGGATCCCGCGAAGCTCGAAGCGTTCCTGAAGGACGCGCCGTTCAACCGCGAGGGACGCCGCCGGCTGTCGGCGCCCGAGATCGAGGTGCCGGAGCGGCTCGCATTCAAGGCCTCGGCGCAGATGTCGACCCAGCAGGGCTTTGGCCTCGTGCTGCACGAGCTCGCGCGCGGCGACAGCGCGCTGGCCTCGCGCATCGTCACGGTGTCGCCCGACGTCACTGTCTCGACCAATCTCGGCGCCTGGGTCAACCGCCGCGGCCTGTTTGCGAAAGCGGAGAACCACGACCTTTTCCGGCAGGAGAAGATCCCGTCGGCCTACACCTGGGAATATTCGCCGAAGGGCCAGCACCTCGAGCTCGGCATCGCCGAGATGAACCTGTTCATCGTGCTCTCGGCGCTCGGCCTGTCGCAGCAGATCAATGGCGCGCGGCTGCTGCCGGTCGGCACGCTCTACGATCCCTTCATCGAGCGCGGTCTCGATGCGCTCAACTACGCGTGCTACCAGGACGCCCGCTTCATGGTGGCGGCGACGCCGTCCGGCATCTCGTTGGCGCCGGAGGGCGGCGCGCATCAGTCGATCAAGACGCCCCTGATCGGGATGGGCCAGGACGGGCTCGCCTCGTTCGACCCGGCCTTCGTCGATGAACTTGCCGTGATCATGGGCTGGGGATTCCAGCACATGCAGCGGGACGGCGCCGAGGGCGGCTCGGTGTATCTCAGGCTCTCGACCCGCACGCTGGAGCAGCCGCAGCGGATCATGACGCCGGATTTGCAGCGCGACATCACCGACGGCGCCTACTGGATGCGCAAGCCGGGCCCGAATTGCGACCTGGTGATCGCCTATACCGGCACCGTCGCGCCGGAGGCGATCGAGGCGGTCGGGCTGATCGGCGAGAGCCATCGCGATGTCGGTTTACTGGCGGTGACCTCGGCCGACCGGCTCTATGCCGGTTGGTCCGCGGCGCGGAATTTGCGCCGGGATCGCCGCGGCGCGCAGCATTTGAGTCATATCGAACAGATGCTGGCGCCGCTCGGCCGCGACTGCGGCATCGTGACCGTGATCGACGGCCACCCGGGCGCGCTCGGCTGGCTCGGCAGCGTGCGCGGCCACAGGCTCGAGGCGCTCGGCGTCGAGCATTTCGGCCAGACCGGCACCATCGGCGACCTCTACCGCCATTACGGCATCGACGCCAACGCCATCATCGATGCGGCCGAAAGCCTCACCGTCGGCGCGCCGGTGCGGCACCGGAAGATGGCGGTGTGA
- a CDS encoding Lrp/AsnC family transcriptional regulator: MPALDAIDRKILSLLQTDSRMTMQELADKVGLSVSPCHRRVKLLEERGVISRYIATVDQKSLGLHVSVFISIKLARQKEEDLNRFARAISKWDEVLECYLMTGNRDYLLRVVAADLSSYEAFLKNKLTRLDGIASIESSFALSQVKYSTALPV; encoded by the coding sequence ATGCCTGCCCTCGACGCCATCGACCGCAAGATCCTGAGCCTGCTGCAGACCGACAGCCGCATGACCATGCAGGAGCTCGCCGACAAGGTCGGGCTATCGGTGTCGCCCTGCCATCGCCGGGTGAAGCTGCTCGAAGAGCGCGGCGTGATCTCGCGCTACATCGCGACCGTCGACCAGAAATCGCTCGGACTGCATGTGAGCGTCTTCATCTCGATCAAGCTCGCCCGGCAGAAGGAGGAGGACCTCAACCGCTTCGCGCGCGCGATCTCCAAATGGGACGAGGTGCTGGAGTGCTACCTGATGACCGGCAACCGCGACTATTTGCTGCGCGTCGTCGCCGCCGACCTCTCGTCGTATGAGGCGTTTCTGAAAAACAAGCTGACGAGGCTCGACGGGATTGCCTCGATCGAGTCGAGCTTTGCGCTGAGCCAGGTGAAATATTCGACGGCGCTGCCGGTGTGA
- a CDS encoding amino acid ABC transporter permease has protein sequence MNYVWDFGILTKYSHLFWLGLGWTIAYTIGTIILGTLIGLVVGMLRLRRIPVIDWLLIGYIETFRCTPLLVQIIWFYYAFPVVIGVNIPAHVAAVSVLSLYGGAFYAEIVRGSIESVPIGQWDAAKALGFRGWRLMRLVILPQALKPMMAPYVNQSVTQLKNTSLVSIIAVPDLVYNATLINADTYRPLEVYTIVALIYFAILFPSTLVARRLERGLTYDKV, from the coding sequence ATGAACTACGTCTGGGATTTTGGAATCCTCACGAAGTACAGCCATCTGTTCTGGCTCGGGCTCGGCTGGACCATCGCCTACACGATCGGCACCATCATCCTCGGCACATTGATCGGCCTGGTCGTCGGCATGCTGCGGCTGCGCCGCATTCCCGTCATCGACTGGCTGCTGATCGGCTATATCGAGACGTTCCGCTGCACGCCGCTCTTGGTGCAGATCATCTGGTTCTACTACGCGTTTCCGGTCGTGATCGGCGTCAACATCCCCGCGCACGTCGCGGCGGTCAGCGTGCTCTCGCTCTATGGCGGCGCGTTCTATGCCGAGATCGTGCGCGGCTCGATCGAGAGCGTGCCGATCGGGCAGTGGGATGCCGCGAAGGCACTCGGCTTCCGCGGCTGGCGCCTGATGCGGCTCGTGATCCTGCCGCAAGCGCTGAAGCCGATGATGGCGCCCTATGTCAACCAGTCGGTGACCCAGCTGAAGAACACCTCGCTGGTCTCGATCATCGCGGTGCCTGACCTCGTCTACAACGCGACCCTGATCAATGCGGATACCTACCGGCCGCTCGAGGTCTACACCATCGTCGCGCTGATCTATTTCGCGATCCTGTTCCCGTCGACCTTGGTGGCAAGGCGGCTGGAGCGCGGGCTGACGTATGACAAGGTGTGA
- a CDS encoding aldehyde dehydrogenase family protein, translating to MVNRMQFYIDGAWVDPVVKGKSTPVVNPATEDAMYEVALGSKADVDKAVAAAKRAFETFSQTSREERVALLTKIVEVYKGRMKEIGAAVSDEMGAPLPMAEKLQAGAGLGHLMNTLEVLKKYEFEETMGTAVIVREPVGVIGMITPWNWPLNQIACKVAPALAAGCTMILKPSEFTPTSALIFAEILHEAGVPKGVFNLLNGLGPEVGAAMSEHPDIDMISFTGSTRAGVDVAKRAAPTVKRVSQELGGKSPNVILDGADLTKAVTGGVMHMFNNSGQSCNAPSRMIVPLSKMKEVAAIAKGVADKTKAGDPRADGTTIGPVVNRGQWDKIQALIQKGIDEGATLVAGGPGLPEGVNKGFYVRPTIFADVTNDMTIAREEIFGPVLTILGAKDEAEAVKIANDTPYGLAGYVSADTVETARRVGRQIRAGNVNLQGVPNERSAPFGGYKQSGNGREWGRYGLEEYLEAKAVAGFNAA from the coding sequence ATGGTCAATCGCATGCAATTCTACATCGACGGCGCCTGGGTCGATCCCGTCGTCAAAGGCAAGTCCACCCCCGTCGTCAATCCGGCGACCGAAGATGCGATGTATGAGGTTGCGCTCGGCTCCAAGGCCGATGTCGACAAGGCGGTCGCCGCTGCCAAGCGCGCGTTCGAGACCTTCTCCCAGACCAGCCGCGAAGAGCGCGTCGCGCTGCTCACCAAGATCGTCGAGGTCTACAAGGGCCGCATGAAGGAGATCGGCGCCGCCGTCTCCGACGAGATGGGCGCTCCGCTGCCGATGGCCGAGAAGCTGCAGGCCGGCGCCGGCCTCGGGCACCTCATGAACACCCTCGAAGTGCTGAAGAAGTACGAGTTCGAAGAGACCATGGGCACCGCCGTGATCGTGCGCGAGCCGGTCGGCGTGATCGGCATGATCACCCCCTGGAACTGGCCGCTCAACCAGATCGCCTGCAAGGTCGCGCCCGCGCTCGCCGCCGGCTGCACCATGATCCTGAAGCCCTCGGAGTTCACGCCGACCTCGGCGCTGATCTTCGCGGAAATCCTCCATGAAGCCGGCGTGCCGAAGGGCGTGTTCAACCTCCTCAACGGCCTCGGCCCGGAGGTCGGTGCCGCCATGAGCGAGCATCCCGATATCGACATGATCTCGTTCACCGGCTCGACCCGCGCCGGCGTCGATGTCGCGAAGCGCGCTGCTCCGACCGTGAAGCGCGTCAGCCAGGAGCTCGGTGGCAAGTCGCCGAACGTCATCCTCGACGGCGCCGACCTGACCAAGGCGGTGACCGGTGGCGTGATGCACATGTTCAACAACTCCGGCCAGTCCTGCAACGCGCCGTCGCGCATGATCGTGCCGCTCTCCAAGATGAAGGAAGTGGCCGCCATCGCGAAGGGCGTCGCCGACAAGACCAAGGCGGGTGATCCGCGCGCCGACGGCACCACCATCGGCCCGGTGGTCAACCGCGGCCAGTGGGACAAGATCCAGGCGCTGATCCAGAAGGGCATCGACGAGGGCGCGACGCTCGTCGCCGGCGGTCCGGGGCTGCCCGAGGGCGTCAACAAGGGTTTCTACGTTCGTCCGACCATCTTCGCCGACGTCACCAACGACATGACGATCGCCCGCGAGGAAATCTTCGGACCGGTGCTGACCATCCTCGGCGCCAAGGACGAAGCTGAAGCCGTGAAGATCGCCAACGACACGCCCTATGGTCTCGCCGGTTACGTCTCGGCCGACACCGTGGAAACCGCGCGCCGCGTCGGCCGCCAGATCCGCGCCGGCAACGTCAACCTGCAGGGCGTGCCGAACGAGCGCTCCGCGCCGTTCGGCGGCTACAAGCAGTCCGGCAACGGCCGCGAATGGGGCCGCTACGGTCTGGAAGAATATCTCGAGGCCAAGGCGGTCGCCGGCTTCAACGCCGCGTAA